The genomic segment CCCCCGCGTCCGCCGACCAACCCCAGCTCAAAGCAGGCAAGGTCAGCGCCGAATACCTGCCGTGGGTGCTACGCGCCGGGCAAATGTGCCCCAGGTACGCCTTCATCTCCCCGGTGCTGATCGCCGCCCAGATCACCGCGGAGTCCGCTTGGAACCCCCAGGCCATCTCACCGGTCGCCAGCGGCCTGGCCCAGTTCACCGCCGCCACCTGGGCGCAGTTCGGCCACGACGAGGACGGCGATGGCACCGCCAGCCCGTTCGATCCCCCTGATGCGATCATCGCGATGGGCCGCTACGACTGCCACCTGGCCGAGCAGCTGGCCCGGGTGCCGGGCGAGCGCCTGTCCATCGTGCTGGCCGGATACAACGCCGGCCCCCAGGCGGTGCTGAAGCACGGCGGCGTGCCCCCTTTCCCTGAAACCCAGGACTACATCCGCCGGATCAACGCCCTCATGACCAGCTACGGCCGCATTCCCCCTCCGGCGCAGGCCGACGGCCCTTCAGCACAGGTCGGCGGCTCAAGCCTGGGCGCCCGGATCGTCGCCGCCGCCCGCGCCAAGATCGGCACTCCCTACTCCTGGGGTGGAGGCGGCTCGCGCGGACCCAGCACCGGCGTCGGACGCGGGGCCGCCACGGTGGGGTTCGACTGCTCAGGGCTGATCCAGTTCGCCGCCTTCCAGGCCTCCAACGGTGCGCTTCAGCTGCCGCGCACCTCCCAGCA from the Streptosporangium lutulentum genome contains:
- a CDS encoding NlpC/P60 family protein, with product MSQVTKAAAVLIAAVFAGMLALLTMASLSGGASAPASADQPQLKAGKVSAEYLPWVLRAGQMCPRYAFISPVLIAAQITAESAWNPQAISPVASGLAQFTAATWAQFGHDEDGDGTASPFDPPDAIIAMGRYDCHLAEQLARVPGERLSIVLAGYNAGPQAVLKHGGVPPFPETQDYIRRINALMTSYGRIPPPAQADGPSAQVGGSSLGARIVAAARAKIGTPYSWGGGGSRGPSTGVGRGAATVGFDCSGLIQFAAFQASNGALQLPRTSQQQVKAGVAIARNQMQPGDLIGFDNPHDSPDLGFGHIGIYIGNGQMVHAPQTGDVVKIADLSQRRGQIWAVRRLS